One genomic window of Bradyrhizobium sp. B124 includes the following:
- a CDS encoding crotonase/enoyl-CoA hydratase family protein: MGNAADAGDASLLRIEMRGAVLTVGLNRPAKRNALNDGIILALRDCFSAIPDAVGAVVIHGVGDHFSSGLDLSELTERDATEGLVHSQMWHRVFDRIQYCRVPVIAALKGAVIGGGLELACAAHIRVAEPSAYFALPEGQRGIFVGGGGSVRLPRLIGVPRMADMMLTGRVYSATEGAAYGFSQYLTEADGALPKALELAERVAANAPLTNFAVLQALPMIAEANPQTGLLMESLMATVAQSDKEAKKRIRAFLDRKTAKVKPT; the protein is encoded by the coding sequence ATGGGAAACGCTGCCGACGCGGGTGATGCCTCGCTGCTCAGGATCGAGATGCGAGGGGCGGTGCTGACCGTCGGTCTCAACCGGCCGGCCAAGCGCAATGCGCTCAACGACGGCATCATCCTGGCGCTGCGGGACTGCTTTTCCGCGATTCCCGACGCGGTCGGCGCCGTCGTGATCCATGGGGTCGGCGATCATTTCTCGTCCGGCCTCGATCTCTCCGAACTCACCGAACGCGACGCCACCGAGGGGCTGGTGCATTCCCAGATGTGGCACCGCGTGTTCGATCGCATCCAGTATTGCCGCGTGCCCGTGATCGCGGCGCTGAAGGGCGCGGTGATCGGCGGCGGGCTGGAGCTGGCCTGCGCCGCGCATATCCGGGTCGCCGAGCCGTCGGCCTATTTCGCGCTGCCCGAGGGTCAGCGCGGTATCTTCGTCGGCGGCGGCGGATCGGTGCGGCTGCCGCGCCTGATCGGCGTGCCCAGGATGGCCGACATGATGCTGACCGGCCGGGTCTATTCGGCGACCGAGGGCGCGGCCTACGGCTTCTCGCAATATCTCACCGAGGCCGACGGCGCGCTGCCGAAAGCGCTGGAGCTTGCCGAGCGCGTTGCCGCCAATGCGCCGCTGACCAACTTCGCGGTGTTGCAGGCGCTGCCGATGATCGCCGAGGCCAATCCGCAGACTGGCCTCTTGATGGAATCGCTGATGGCGACGGTAGCGCAGAGCGACAAGGAAGCCAAGAAGCGCATCCGTGCGTTCCTGGATCGCAAGACCGCCAAGGTGAAGCCGACATGA
- a CDS encoding feruloyl-CoA synthase, with the protein MSAKADISASASTTSAHPLRPISFGNPDVTVERHDDGTIYLRPKLKLADYPARLTDRLHHWANAEPNRVFMAERAAGGGWRQITYAQLLETTRRLASALIARGLSAERPIVILSGNSIDHALIALGALYAGIPFCPVSPAYSLVSRDYGKLGFVIKLLTPGLVFVDDADKFADALRANVGPDVEIAASRGTVPGREVTRLADLMATPEEPRLDATHAAIGPDTIAKFLLTSGSTGNPKAVINTQRMICANQVMLRETLAFLKDEPPVIVDWLPWNHTFGGNHNVGLTLYNGGSMYLDEGKPMPGGIEETVRNLREISPTVYFNVPKGYESLLPYLRDDAGLRAKFFHRLHAMFFSGAALSPFIWNSLDALAVQETGYRVPMLTGLGATETSPFFMSVRPDTSRSGHVGLPVSGNDAKLVPNNGKLEVRAKGPNVTPGYWRQPELTAKAFDEEGFYKFGDALKPANTGDLDAGFDFDGRIAEDFKLASGTWVSVGPLRARFVGTCAPLVRDVVIAGLNRDELAAIVILDLDGCRLINPQLASGDIAAAANDPLVRAAFRERFARVLASATGSSNRIARAILLDTPLSIDRGEVTDKGSINQRAVLEHRTDIIEALYAPVPPASVIKLV; encoded by the coding sequence ATGAGCGCCAAGGCTGATATATCTGCGTCTGCGTCCACTACGAGTGCGCATCCGCTGCGCCCGATCTCGTTCGGCAACCCCGACGTCACCGTCGAGCGACACGACGACGGCACGATCTATCTTCGCCCCAAGCTCAAGCTCGCCGATTATCCAGCTCGCCTCACCGACCGGCTGCATCACTGGGCAAACGCCGAGCCGAACCGCGTGTTCATGGCCGAACGCGCCGCCGGCGGCGGCTGGCGCCAGATCACCTACGCGCAATTGCTGGAGACGACCCGACGCCTTGCGTCCGCCCTGATCGCGCGCGGGCTGTCGGCCGAGCGGCCGATCGTGATCCTGTCGGGCAATTCGATCGATCACGCGCTGATCGCGCTCGGCGCGCTCTATGCCGGCATTCCGTTCTGCCCGGTCTCGCCGGCCTATTCGCTGGTGTCGCGCGACTACGGCAAGCTCGGCTTCGTCATCAAGCTTCTGACGCCGGGCCTGGTCTTCGTCGACGACGCCGACAAATTTGCCGACGCGCTGCGCGCCAATGTCGGACCCGATGTCGAGATCGCGGCAAGCCGCGGGACCGTGCCCGGCCGCGAGGTGACGCGGCTCGCCGATCTGATGGCAACGCCGGAAGAGCCGCGGCTCGACGCGACCCACGCCGCCATCGGTCCGGATACGATCGCAAAGTTCCTGCTGACGTCGGGCTCGACCGGCAATCCCAAGGCCGTCATCAACACCCAACGCATGATCTGCGCCAACCAGGTGATGCTGCGCGAGACATTGGCGTTCCTGAAGGACGAGCCGCCGGTGATTGTCGACTGGCTGCCGTGGAATCACACCTTTGGCGGCAACCACAATGTCGGGCTGACGCTCTATAACGGCGGCTCGATGTATCTCGACGAGGGCAAGCCGATGCCCGGCGGCATCGAGGAGACCGTGCGAAACCTGCGCGAGATCTCGCCCACGGTCTATTTCAACGTGCCCAAGGGCTATGAATCGCTGCTGCCCTATCTCCGCGACGATGCCGGCCTGCGGGCAAAGTTCTTCCACCGGCTGCATGCGATGTTCTTCTCGGGCGCCGCGCTGTCGCCGTTCATCTGGAACAGCCTCGATGCGCTCGCGGTGCAGGAGACGGGCTATCGCGTGCCCATGCTGACCGGGCTCGGCGCCACCGAGACCTCGCCGTTCTTCATGTCGGTGCGGCCCGATACCAGCCGTTCCGGCCATGTCGGACTTCCGGTGTCGGGCAATGACGCGAAGCTGGTGCCCAACAACGGCAAGCTCGAAGTGCGTGCCAAAGGCCCGAACGTGACGCCGGGTTACTGGCGACAGCCCGAGCTGACCGCCAAGGCATTCGACGAGGAGGGCTTCTACAAGTTCGGCGACGCGCTGAAGCCCGCCAACACTGGTGATCTCGATGCCGGGTTCGATTTCGATGGCCGCATCGCCGAGGATTTCAAGCTGGCAAGCGGCACCTGGGTCAGCGTCGGGCCCTTAAGGGCGCGCTTCGTCGGCACCTGCGCACCGCTGGTGCGCGATGTCGTGATCGCGGGGCTGAATCGCGACGAGCTGGCGGCGATCGTGATCCTCGATCTCGATGGCTGCCGCCTGATCAATCCACAGCTTGCCTCTGGTGACATCGCGGCTGCGGCCAACGACCCGCTGGTGCGTGCTGCCTTCCGTGAACGTTTCGCGCGGGTCCTTGCGAGCGCCACCGGCTCGTCGAACCGGATTGCGCGGGCGATCCTGCTCGACACGCCGCTGTCGATCGATCGCGGCGAGGTCACCGACAAGGGCTCGATCAACCAGCGTGCGGTGCTGGAGCATCGCACTGACATCATCGAAGCGCTCTATGCGCCGGTGCCGCCGGCATCGGTGATCAAACTCGTCTGA
- a CDS encoding SDR family NAD(P)-dependent oxidoreductase, giving the protein MQLKDQAAIVTGGASGLGAATARRLAAQGAKVAVCDLNAKLAESVATEIGGIPVVCDVADAAAAEAAVAAAAKAHGPARVLVNCAGIGVAKRVIGREGPMALADFDKVIKINLIGSFNMLRLATAEMAKLEPLATGERGVVISTASVAAYDGQIGQAAYSASKGGIVAMTLPIARELAQFGIRVLTIAPGLFMTPLLAGLPQEAQDSLAAAIPFPRRLGHADEFASLALHMIDNPYLNGEVVRLDAALRMAPR; this is encoded by the coding sequence ATGCAGTTGAAGGACCAGGCCGCCATCGTCACCGGCGGCGCATCGGGATTGGGTGCTGCGACCGCGCGCCGTCTGGCTGCGCAGGGCGCCAAGGTCGCGGTCTGCGACCTCAACGCCAAGCTGGCCGAGAGCGTCGCCACCGAGATCGGCGGCATTCCTGTGGTCTGCGACGTGGCCGATGCAGCGGCGGCCGAAGCCGCGGTCGCTGCTGCCGCCAAGGCGCACGGTCCGGCCCGCGTGCTTGTCAACTGTGCCGGCATCGGGGTGGCCAAACGCGTGATCGGCCGCGAGGGGCCGATGGCGCTCGCTGACTTCGACAAGGTGATCAAAATCAATCTGATCGGCTCGTTCAACATGCTGCGGCTTGCGACCGCCGAGATGGCGAAGCTCGAACCGCTCGCGACCGGCGAGCGCGGCGTCGTTATCTCGACGGCTTCGGTCGCGGCCTATGACGGCCAGATCGGGCAGGCGGCCTATTCGGCCTCCAAGGGCGGCATTGTCGCGATGACCTTGCCGATCGCGCGCGAACTCGCGCAATTCGGCATCCGCGTGCTGACCATCGCGCCCGGCCTGTTCATGACGCCCTTGCTGGCCGGCCTGCCGCAGGAGGCCCAGGATTCACTCGCTGCCGCGATCCCGTTCCCGCGCCGGCTGGGGCATGCCGACGAGTTCGCCTCGCTGGCGCTGCACATGATCGACAATCCCTATCTGAACGGCGAAGTGGTGCGGCTCGATGCCGCGCTCCGGATGGCGCCACGCTGA
- a CDS encoding thioesterase family protein: protein MFVNRRDVQIQWGDCDPANIVYYPRYFAMFDDSTSIMFEAAGCSKQDLVHKYGLVGIPMVDTRAKFHIPSTHGDWITIESRIESIKRSSFEVVHRVFKGEALAIEAFETRVLVGRHPDDPAKLKSAPFPQEIIDRFLKG, encoded by the coding sequence ATGTTCGTCAACCGGCGCGACGTGCAGATCCAGTGGGGTGATTGCGACCCCGCCAACATCGTCTACTATCCGCGCTACTTCGCGATGTTCGACGACTCGACCTCGATCATGTTCGAAGCGGCCGGTTGCTCGAAGCAGGACCTCGTCCACAAATACGGCCTGGTCGGCATTCCCATGGTCGACACGCGGGCGAAATTCCACATCCCGTCGACCCATGGCGACTGGATTACCATCGAGAGCCGGATCGAGAGCATCAAGCGCTCGAGCTTCGAGGTGGTGCACCGCGTGTTCAAGGGCGAGGCATTGGCGATCGAGGCATTCGAGACCCGGGTGCTGGTCGGCCGCCACCCGGACGATCCCGCCAAGCTGAAATCGGCGCCATTTCCGCAGGAGATCATCGACCGCTTCCTGAAGGGCTGA
- a CDS encoding ABC transporter substrate-binding protein, translating into MRKATLAAAVLAAAIALPGASALAQTNEITIGISISTTGPAAALGIPERNALDFVPKEIGGVPLKLIVLDDAGDPTAATTNTRRFVTESKADIIMGSCITPTTIAVSTVANEAGIPHLGLAPFPINEARAKWSVDLPQSIPIMGKVLYEHMKAHNIKTVGYIGYSDSYGDLWVNDFKAQAVPMGLTMTDEERFARPDTSVAGQVLKLVAANPDAVLVGASGTAAALPQTALRERGYKGLIYQTHGAATMDFIRIAGASAEGVIMSAGPVMSPETQADSALTKKPGLTLNAAYEAKYGANSRSQFAGHSFDAFEVLKRIIPTALKTAKPGTPEFREAIRQAFISEKEIVASQGVYNWTEKDRYGLDDRSRILLTVKDGKYVPAM; encoded by the coding sequence ATGAGGAAGGCCACTCTCGCCGCAGCAGTGCTCGCAGCTGCTATCGCGCTGCCGGGCGCGTCAGCACTGGCGCAGACCAATGAAATCACCATCGGCATCTCGATCTCGACCACCGGCCCCGCCGCAGCGCTCGGCATTCCTGAGCGCAACGCGCTCGATTTCGTGCCGAAGGAGATCGGCGGCGTGCCGCTGAAGCTGATCGTGCTCGACGACGCCGGCGATCCGACGGCAGCGACCACCAACACGCGACGCTTCGTCACCGAGTCCAAGGCCGACATCATCATGGGCTCCTGCATCACGCCGACGACGATCGCGGTATCGACGGTCGCCAACGAGGCCGGCATCCCGCATCTCGGTCTCGCGCCGTTCCCGATCAATGAGGCCCGCGCAAAGTGGTCGGTCGACCTGCCGCAGTCGATTCCGATCATGGGCAAGGTGCTCTACGAGCACATGAAGGCGCACAACATCAAGACCGTCGGCTATATCGGCTATTCGGATTCCTACGGCGATCTCTGGGTCAACGACTTCAAGGCGCAGGCTGTGCCGATGGGCCTGACCATGACCGATGAGGAGCGCTTCGCGCGTCCGGATACGTCGGTCGCGGGCCAGGTGCTGAAGCTCGTCGCCGCCAATCCCGACGCCGTCCTGGTCGGCGCCTCCGGCACCGCCGCGGCGCTGCCGCAGACCGCGCTGCGCGAGCGCGGCTACAAGGGCCTGATCTACCAGACCCACGGTGCCGCCACGATGGACTTCATCCGCATCGCCGGCGCGTCGGCGGAAGGCGTCATCATGTCGGCGGGCCCGGTGATGTCGCCGGAAACCCAAGCCGACAGCGCGCTGACCAAGAAGCCGGGCCTGACGCTGAACGCGGCCTATGAAGCCAAGTACGGCGCCAACAGCCGCAGCCAGTTCGCCGGCCATTCCTTCGACGCCTTCGAGGTGCTGAAGCGCATCATCCCGACGGCGCTGAAGACCGCCAAGCCCGGCACGCCGGAATTCCGCGAGGCGATCCGCCAGGCGTTCATCTCCGAGAAGGAGATCGTGGCGAGCCAGGGCGTCTACAACTGGACCGAAAAGGACCGCTACGGCCTCGATGACCGCTCGCGCATCCTGCTGACGGTCAAGGACGGCAAATACGTCCCGGCGATGTGA
- a CDS encoding ABC transporter ATP-binding protein, giving the protein MSALLTVADVHIAYGKVEAVRGVSLDVAENEIVTIIGANGAGKTTLLNAIMGVLPLRGRTAFAGVDIAPLDIEDRVATGLSLVPEHRELFGTMNVEDNLELGAFRIAKATAAASMERVYTLFPRLKERRKQLAGTLSGGEQQMLAMGRALMGAPKLLMLDEPSLGLAPIIVADIFRIVGELRAAGVSVLLVEQNAQAALQIADRAYVMELGEFVLSGSAKEIAANKGVAASYLGFQLEGESAI; this is encoded by the coding sequence ATGAGTGCTCTGCTGACGGTTGCCGACGTCCATATCGCCTACGGCAAGGTCGAAGCCGTGCGCGGCGTCTCGCTCGACGTTGCCGAGAACGAGATCGTCACCATCATCGGCGCCAACGGCGCCGGCAAGACCACGCTGCTCAACGCCATCATGGGCGTACTGCCGCTGCGGGGCCGCACCGCCTTCGCCGGCGTCGACATCGCGCCGCTCGACATCGAGGACCGCGTCGCAACGGGCCTCAGCCTGGTGCCCGAGCATCGCGAATTGTTCGGCACCATGAATGTCGAGGACAATCTCGAGCTCGGCGCCTTCCGGATCGCGAAGGCAACCGCGGCGGCCTCGATGGAACGGGTCTACACGCTGTTTCCGCGGCTCAAGGAGCGGCGCAAGCAGCTCGCCGGCACGCTGTCCGGCGGCGAGCAGCAGATGCTGGCGATGGGCCGCGCGCTGATGGGCGCGCCGAAATTGCTGATGCTGGACGAGCCGAGCCTCGGCCTCGCCCCGATCATCGTCGCCGACATCTTCCGCATCGTCGGCGAGCTCCGCGCAGCCGGCGTCTCAGTGCTGCTGGTCGAGCAGAACGCCCAGGCCGCGCTGCAGATCGCCGACCGCGCCTATGTGATGGAGCTCGGCGAGTTCGTGCTCAGCGGCTCCGCGAAGGAGATCGCCGCCAACAAGGGCGTCGCCGCGAGCTATCTCGGCTTCCAGCTCGAAGGCGAGAGCGCGATCTAG
- a CDS encoding branched-chain amino acid ABC transporter ATP-binding protein/permease gives MTQRLPLIIFALVMAVIPLLPGIPPFWIVLLDNIGLAALVAMGLVLLTGVGGLTSFGQAAFCGFGAYTTAVLTTAYGVSPWLTLPASLVVSGIAAVLLGIVTVRLSGHYLPLGTIAWGIGLFYLFSKLEFLGRNDGISGIPPLSIGSFKMLSPDTIYYAIWVAVLLSALLTMNLLDSRTGRAIRALRRGHIAAEAFGVQTPRAKLLVFIYAAVLAGLSGWLYAHFQRAANPTPFGAQAGIEYLFIAVVGGAGYVWGGVLGAGIVVILKEVLQSYLPYIFGGQSQLETIVFGIMLVLLLQLAPQGVWPWLMSHLPFKPARKTPDTSVKLEHRERAAGTSPVLLHIDKARKQFGGVLAVNDVSFDVNAREIVALIGPNGAGKSTTFNLITGVLGATSGKIAVLGNEVANAPPQEVVKLGVARTFQHVKLVPDMTVLENVAIGAHLRGNSGAVSSMLRLDRTDEAKLLAEAARQIARVGLSDQIDQLAGSLSLGQQRIVEIARALCVDPMLLLLDEPAAGLRHMEKQRLAALLRQLRDGGMSVLLVEHDMGFVMDLADRIVVLDFGTKIAEGTPAAIKRNPDVIKAYLGAAA, from the coding sequence ATGACACAGCGGCTTCCTCTCATCATCTTCGCGCTCGTAATGGCGGTGATCCCGCTGCTACCGGGCATTCCGCCGTTCTGGATCGTGCTACTCGACAATATCGGCCTCGCCGCGCTGGTCGCGATGGGGCTGGTGCTGCTCACCGGCGTCGGCGGCCTCACCTCGTTCGGACAGGCCGCGTTCTGCGGCTTCGGCGCCTACACCACGGCGGTGCTGACCACCGCCTACGGCGTCTCGCCGTGGCTGACGTTGCCGGCTTCGCTGGTGGTCAGCGGCATTGCCGCGGTGCTGCTTGGCATCGTCACGGTGCGGCTGTCAGGCCACTATCTGCCGCTCGGCACCATCGCCTGGGGCATCGGCCTGTTCTACCTGTTCAGCAAGCTGGAATTCCTCGGCCGCAACGACGGCATTTCGGGTATCCCGCCGCTCTCGATCGGCTCGTTCAAGATGCTGAGCCCGGACACGATCTACTACGCGATCTGGGTTGCGGTGCTGCTCTCGGCGCTATTGACCATGAACCTGCTGGATTCCCGCACCGGGCGCGCCATCCGCGCGTTGCGGCGTGGCCATATCGCGGCCGAGGCGTTCGGCGTGCAGACGCCGCGCGCCAAGCTCCTGGTGTTCATCTATGCGGCGGTGCTGGCCGGCCTGTCCGGCTGGCTCTATGCGCATTTCCAGCGCGCCGCCAACCCGACGCCGTTCGGCGCGCAGGCCGGCATCGAGTATCTGTTCATCGCAGTCGTCGGCGGTGCCGGTTACGTCTGGGGCGGCGTGCTCGGCGCCGGCATCGTCGTGATCCTGAAAGAGGTGCTGCAGAGCTACCTGCCCTACATCTTCGGCGGCCAGAGCCAGCTCGAGACCATCGTGTTCGGCATCATGCTGGTACTGCTGTTGCAGCTCGCACCGCAGGGCGTCTGGCCCTGGCTGATGTCGCACCTGCCGTTCAAGCCGGCGCGCAAGACGCCGGACACATCGGTGAAGCTGGAACACCGTGAACGGGCGGCGGGAACGTCTCCGGTCCTGCTGCACATCGACAAGGCGCGCAAGCAGTTCGGCGGCGTGCTCGCGGTGAACGACGTCTCGTTCGACGTCAACGCCCGCGAGATCGTCGCGCTGATCGGCCCGAACGGCGCCGGCAAGAGCACGACCTTCAACCTGATCACCGGCGTCCTGGGCGCGACCAGCGGCAAGATCGCCGTGCTCGGCAACGAGGTCGCGAACGCTCCGCCGCAGGAGGTGGTCAAGCTGGGCGTTGCCCGCACGTTTCAGCACGTCAAGCTGGTGCCCGACATGACCGTGCTGGAGAACGTCGCGATCGGCGCGCATCTGCGCGGCAATTCCGGGGCGGTCTCCAGCATGCTGCGGCTCGACCGCACCGACGAGGCGAAACTGCTGGCGGAAGCCGCGCGGCAGATCGCGCGCGTCGGCCTGTCCGACCAGATCGACCAGCTCGCGGGTTCGCTGTCGCTCGGGCAGCAGCGCATCGTCGAGATCGCGCGTGCGCTGTGCGTCGACCCGATGCTGCTGCTGCTGGACGAACCGGCGGCCGGGCTGCGCCACATGGAGAAGCAGCGGCTGGCCGCGCTGCTCCGGCAATTGCGCGACGGCGGCATGTCGGTGCTGCTGGTCGAGCACGACATGGGGTTCGTGATGGATCTCGCCGACCGCATCGTGGTGCTGGATTTCGGCACCAAGATCGCCGAGGGCACGCCGGCCGCGATCAAGCGTAACCCCGACGTGATCAAGGCCTATCTCGGAGCCGCCGCATGA
- a CDS encoding branched-chain amino acid ABC transporter permease has translation MNTTIMLFLLQDGITNGAIYALLGLALVLVFAVTRVILIPQGEFVTYGALSYAMLATGQVPGTVRLAVAMGLVAFALDLFFARKALHARLVIRSVALNIVFPTALLGLVYALVGPNTPIAVNIALALLIVAAIGLFLYRIAFQPIAHTSVLVLLIASVGCHLALQGLGLVFFGAEGLRAPALSSAAVTAGPLRFTGQSLAVYGLTIGFIVGLWLFFGYTKTGKALRATAVNRLGARLVGIRTTLSGQIAFLLASVIGAISGILIVPITTLYYDTGFLIGLKGFIAAIIGGLVSYPLTAVAAIVVGIVEAFSSFYASNFKEVIVFTLILPVLVLRSLAAPQVEEEKD, from the coding sequence TTGAACACAACGATCATGCTGTTCCTGCTGCAGGACGGCATCACCAATGGCGCGATCTACGCACTGCTCGGGCTGGCCCTGGTGCTGGTGTTCGCGGTGACGCGGGTGATCCTGATCCCGCAGGGCGAATTCGTCACCTACGGCGCGTTGAGCTACGCCATGCTGGCGACCGGCCAGGTGCCGGGCACCGTGCGCCTTGCCGTCGCGATGGGCCTCGTCGCGTTCGCGCTCGATCTGTTCTTCGCCCGCAAGGCGCTGCATGCCCGGCTGGTGATCCGCTCGGTGGCGCTCAATATCGTCTTTCCCACAGCGCTGCTCGGCCTCGTCTATGCGCTGGTTGGTCCCAACACGCCGATCGCCGTCAACATTGCGCTGGCCCTCTTGATCGTGGCGGCGATCGGGCTGTTTCTCTACCGCATCGCCTTCCAGCCGATCGCGCATACCTCCGTGCTGGTGCTCCTGATCGCCTCGGTCGGCTGCCATCTGGCGCTGCAAGGCCTCGGCCTGGTGTTCTTCGGCGCCGAAGGCCTGCGCGCCCCGGCGCTGTCGAGCGCCGCGGTGACCGCGGGTCCGCTGCGCTTCACCGGCCAGAGCCTCGCCGTCTACGGCCTGACGATCGGCTTCATCGTCGGGCTGTGGCTGTTCTTCGGCTACACCAAGACCGGCAAGGCGCTGCGGGCCACCGCGGTCAATCGCCTCGGCGCCCGCCTGGTCGGCATCCGCACCACGCTGTCGGGCCAGATCGCATTCCTGCTCGCCTCCGTAATCGGCGCGATTTCCGGCATCCTGATCGTGCCGATCACGACGCTCTATTACGACACCGGCTTCCTGATCGGCCTGAAGGGTTTTATCGCCGCCATCATCGGCGGCCTGGTCAGCTATCCCCTGACCGCTGTCGCGGCCATCGTGGTCGGCATCGTCGAGGCCTTCTCGTCATTCTACGCCAGTAATTTCAAGGAAGTCATCGTGTTCACGCTGATCCTTCCCGTCCTGGTGCTGCGCTCGCTCGCAGCGCCCCAGGTCGAGGAAGAGAAGGACTGA
- a CDS encoding MarR family transcriptional regulator, with amino-acid sequence MTVSKTASDAVRSSRALRREPVDPAGDDSMLQLGELSGLLGYSLKRAQLKVFEDFLRCVAPLQLTPAQFSVLLLLDKNPGRNQTEIANTLGILRPNFVAMLDALESRDLCARMRSTNDRRSHILVLTDKGRAVLARAKKLVANKHEARLIEVLGPANHAALLEMLAKLAQEF; translated from the coding sequence ATGACTGTTTCCAAAACCGCCTCCGATGCCGTCAGATCGTCGCGTGCCCTGCGCAGGGAACCGGTCGATCCTGCCGGGGACGACAGCATGCTGCAACTGGGCGAACTGTCCGGATTGCTCGGCTATTCGTTGAAGCGTGCGCAGCTCAAGGTGTTCGAGGACTTCCTGCGCTGCGTCGCGCCGCTGCAACTGACGCCGGCGCAGTTCTCGGTGCTGCTGCTGCTGGACAAGAATCCGGGCCGCAACCAGACCGAGATTGCCAACACGCTCGGCATCCTCAGGCCGAATTTCGTCGCCATGCTCGACGCGCTCGAGAGCCGTGACCTTTGCGCGCGGATGCGCTCCACCAATGACCGCCGCTCCCACATCCTGGTCCTGACCGACAAGGGCCGCGCCGTGCTGGCGCGCGCCAAGAAGCTGGTCGCCAATAAGCACGAGGCGCGGCTGATCGAGGTGCTCGGCCCGGCCAACCACGCCGCGCTGCTGGAGATGCTGGCCAAGCTCGCGCAGGAGTTTTGA
- a CDS encoding glycerate kinase, with the protein MTDRRPFLRSIFDAAVAAAHPDVVLASRLRPAPKGRVICLAAGKGAGAMAAAAERHYLDTLGLEPSRLVGIATTRHGHGVPTRRIKVVEAGHPVPDEAGLRAADDTLRLAAEATPDDLLLVLLTGGGSANWIAPVEGVSFAQKQQVNRALLRSGAPIGEMNIVRKHLSRIKGGRLARAGQHAAEIVTLAISDVPHDDPSAIASGPTVPDPTTLADARALVAKYNLSVDDAVRRALDDPRNESCKPGDPAFARATFELLAKPKASIDAAVKVAQDAGYETIALGADLEGEARDVAAGHARLALKARGEGKRVAIISGGELTVTVRGNGRGGPNQEYALALADLLKDTPDISALAADTDGADGGAGSATDPAGAVIDQATFAKMKSIGLDPRAYLQNNDATGFFAQTGDLLLTGPTLTNVNDVRVILVD; encoded by the coding sequence ATGACCGACCGTCGTCCCTTCCTGCGTTCGATCTTCGATGCCGCGGTGGCGGCTGCGCATCCCGATGTCGTGCTGGCATCGCGGCTTCGGCCGGCGCCGAAGGGACGCGTGATCTGCCTCGCCGCCGGCAAGGGCGCCGGCGCCATGGCCGCGGCGGCGGAGCGGCACTATCTCGACACGCTCGGCCTCGAACCGTCGCGGCTGGTCGGCATCGCCACCACCCGCCACGGCCATGGCGTGCCGACCCGTCGCATCAAGGTGGTCGAGGCCGGCCACCCGGTGCCCGATGAGGCCGGCCTGCGTGCGGCCGACGATACGCTGCGGCTGGCGGCGGAAGCCACGCCTGATGATCTTCTGCTCGTGCTGTTGACCGGCGGCGGCTCGGCGAACTGGATCGCGCCCGTCGAGGGTGTGAGCTTTGCCCAGAAGCAGCAGGTCAATCGCGCGCTGCTGCGCTCCGGCGCGCCGATCGGCGAGATGAACATCGTCCGCAAGCATCTGTCGCGCATCAAAGGGGGGCGGCTGGCACGCGCCGGCCAGCACGCCGCCGAGATCGTGACGCTGGCGATCTCGGACGTGCCGCATGACGATCCCTCCGCGATCGCCTCGGGGCCGACGGTGCCGGATCCGACCACGCTCGCGGATGCCCGCGCGCTGGTCGCCAAGTACAACCTCTCGGTCGATGACGCGGTCCGCCGCGCGCTCGACGATCCCAGGAACGAGAGCTGCAAGCCGGGCGATCCCGCCTTTGCGCGGGCGACATTCGAGTTGCTGGCAAAGCCCAAGGCCTCGATCGACGCCGCGGTGAAGGTCGCGCAGGACGCCGGCTACGAGACGATCGCACTCGGCGCCGATCTCGAAGGCGAGGCCCGCGACGTCGCGGCCGGGCACGCCAGGCTCGCACTGAAAGCCCGCGGTGAGGGCAAGCGCGTCGCGATCATCTCCGGCGGCGAACTCACGGTGACGGTGCGCGGCAACGGCCGCGGCGGCCCCAACCAGGAATACGCGCTGGCGCTGGCCGACCTGCTCAAGGACACGCCCGACATCTCGGCGCTCGCCGCCGACACCGATGGTGCCGATGGCGGTGCCGGCAGCGCCACTGATCCCGCCGGGGCCGTGATCGATCAGGCGACATTCGCGAAGATGAAATCGATCGGCCTCGATCCCAGGGCCTATCTCCAAAACAACGACGCCACGGGCTTCTTCGCGCAGACCGGCGATCTGTTGCTGACCGGCCCGACCCTGACCAACGTCAACGACGTGCGGGTGATCCTGGTGGATTGA